In Chaetodon auriga isolate fChaAug3 chromosome 7, fChaAug3.hap1, whole genome shotgun sequence, a genomic segment contains:
- the LOC143323767 gene encoding arfaptin-2-like isoform X1, translating into MMADSIMSKAATMEIPINSNGDTGTLPEDDSLEQDLQQVMVSGPNLNETSIVSGGYGGPAGGIIPTSTIKDIRMKSRGVSLPHSQSAAGRLAQHTEQHAGSSNHNAGNSTEEVSRGVAVEKLDSVKKWGINTYKCTKQMFSERFGRGSRTVDLELEAQIDVLRDTKNKYENILRLATALTCHFQSMVQTQQALGDSFTDLSQKSPELQDEFGYNAETQKLLCKNGEALLGAINFFVSSVNTLVNKTMEDTLMTIKLYENARLEFDAYRSDLEELSLGPRDAATMVRIEMAQHDYQIHRDKYERLRSDVTIKLKFLEENKVKVMHKQLLLFHNAISAYFAGNQQQLEQTLIQFNVKLKPPGSDKPSWLEEQ; encoded by the exons ATGATGGCAGACAGTATCATGAGCAAGGCTGCTACCATGGAGATACCCATTAACAGCAATGGAGACACAGGGACTCTGCCAGAGGATGACAGCCTGGAGCAG GATTTGCAGCAGGTGATGGTGTCTGGACCCAACCTGAATGAAACCAGCATTGTCTCAGGAGGTTATGGAGGACCTGCCGGGGGCATCATTCCTACCAGCACCATCAAAG ACATTCGCATGAAATCCAGGGGTGTTAGCTTGCCTCACAGCCAATCTGCAGCCGGTCGACTTGCccagcacacagagcagcatgcaG GCTCATCGAACCATAACGCTGGTAATTCAACTGAAGAAGTTTCCCGTGGCGTGGCGGTGGAGAAGTTGGACAGTGTAAAGAAATGGGGCATAAACACATACAAG TGTACAAAGCAGATGTTCTCAGAGAGGTTTGGACGAGGTTCACGAACAGTAGACCTGGAACTGGAGGCTCAGATTGACGTGCTAAGAGACACCAAGAACAAGTATGAAAACATCTTAAGACTGGCCACTGCGCTCACCTGTCATTTTCAAAGCATGGTGCAGACACAACAGGCTCTAGGAGATAGCTTCACCGACCTCAGCCAGAAGTCTCCAGAGCTGCAG gacGAGTTTGGATAtaatgcagaaacacaaaagctgTTGTGTAAGAACGGCGAGGCTCTGCTCGGTGCCATCAACTTCTTCGTGTCCAGTGTCAACACCCTGGTCAACAAAACAATGGAGGATACTCTGATGACCATTAAGCTGTATGAAAATGCAAG ACTTGAGTTTGATGCCTACCGTTCTGAtctggaggagctgagtttGGGCCCTAGAGATGCAGCTACCATGGTCCGCATTGAGATGGCTCAGCATGACTACCAGATCCACAGAGACAAATATGAAAGGCTGCGTAGTGACGTCACCATCAAGCTCAAATTCCTGGAGGAAAACAAG GTGAAGGTGATGCACAAGCAGCTGCTTCTCTTCCATAATGCCATCTCTGCTTACTTTGCTGGCAACCAGCAGCAGTTGGAACAAACTCTAATACAGTTCAATGTAAAGCTAAAGCCCCCAGGATCAGACAAGCCATCCTGGCTGGAGGAGCAGTAA
- the LOC143323767 gene encoding arfaptin-2-like isoform X2 produces MMADSIMSKAATMEIPINSNGDTGTLPEDDSLEQDLQQVMVSGPNLNETSIVSGGYGGPAGGIIPTSTIKGSSNHNAGNSTEEVSRGVAVEKLDSVKKWGINTYKCTKQMFSERFGRGSRTVDLELEAQIDVLRDTKNKYENILRLATALTCHFQSMVQTQQALGDSFTDLSQKSPELQDEFGYNAETQKLLCKNGEALLGAINFFVSSVNTLVNKTMEDTLMTIKLYENARLEFDAYRSDLEELSLGPRDAATMVRIEMAQHDYQIHRDKYERLRSDVTIKLKFLEENKVKVMHKQLLLFHNAISAYFAGNQQQLEQTLIQFNVKLKPPGSDKPSWLEEQ; encoded by the exons ATGATGGCAGACAGTATCATGAGCAAGGCTGCTACCATGGAGATACCCATTAACAGCAATGGAGACACAGGGACTCTGCCAGAGGATGACAGCCTGGAGCAG GATTTGCAGCAGGTGATGGTGTCTGGACCCAACCTGAATGAAACCAGCATTGTCTCAGGAGGTTATGGAGGACCTGCCGGGGGCATCATTCCTACCAGCACCATCAAAG GCTCATCGAACCATAACGCTGGTAATTCAACTGAAGAAGTTTCCCGTGGCGTGGCGGTGGAGAAGTTGGACAGTGTAAAGAAATGGGGCATAAACACATACAAG TGTACAAAGCAGATGTTCTCAGAGAGGTTTGGACGAGGTTCACGAACAGTAGACCTGGAACTGGAGGCTCAGATTGACGTGCTAAGAGACACCAAGAACAAGTATGAAAACATCTTAAGACTGGCCACTGCGCTCACCTGTCATTTTCAAAGCATGGTGCAGACACAACAGGCTCTAGGAGATAGCTTCACCGACCTCAGCCAGAAGTCTCCAGAGCTGCAG gacGAGTTTGGATAtaatgcagaaacacaaaagctgTTGTGTAAGAACGGCGAGGCTCTGCTCGGTGCCATCAACTTCTTCGTGTCCAGTGTCAACACCCTGGTCAACAAAACAATGGAGGATACTCTGATGACCATTAAGCTGTATGAAAATGCAAG ACTTGAGTTTGATGCCTACCGTTCTGAtctggaggagctgagtttGGGCCCTAGAGATGCAGCTACCATGGTCCGCATTGAGATGGCTCAGCATGACTACCAGATCCACAGAGACAAATATGAAAGGCTGCGTAGTGACGTCACCATCAAGCTCAAATTCCTGGAGGAAAACAAG GTGAAGGTGATGCACAAGCAGCTGCTTCTCTTCCATAATGCCATCTCTGCTTACTTTGCTGGCAACCAGCAGCAGTTGGAACAAACTCTAATACAGTTCAATGTAAAGCTAAAGCCCCCAGGATCAGACAAGCCATCCTGGCTGGAGGAGCAGTAA